One stretch of Bacillus rossius redtenbacheri isolate Brsri unplaced genomic scaffold, Brsri_v3 Brsri_v3_scf91, whole genome shotgun sequence DNA includes these proteins:
- the LOC134545986 gene encoding histone H2A, with product MSGRGKGGKVKGKSKTRSSRAGLQFPVGRIHRLLRKGNYAERVGAGAPVYLAAVMEYLAAEVLELAGNAARDNKKTRIIPRHLQLAIRNDEELNKLLSGVTIAQGGVLPNIQAVLLPKKTEKKA from the exons atgtctggcagaggaaaaggaggaaaggttaaggggaaatccaagactcgc tccagcagggcaggacttcagttcccagtggggcgcatccacaggctgctgcgcaaaggcaactacgcagagcgtgtcggggcaggcgccccggtctacttggccgcggtgatggagtacctggccgccgaggtgctggagctggcgggcaatgctgcgcgcgacaacaagaagaccaggatcatcccgcgtcaccttcagctggccattcgcaacgacgaggagctcaataagctcctgtcaggagtgaccattgcccagggtggcgttctgcccaacattcaggcagtgctgctgcccaagaaaaccgagaagaaagcctaa